A part of Desulfobacter sp. genomic DNA contains:
- a CDS encoding PAS domain S-box protein: protein MNFFSRLSLKNKIFVSCLGFTLIVSMLIALFTRALLISSLTGELKERGVGIAQGTADSSRVFILTRNRAELTGLAYDARLGNRRDVVVYLVITDREDNILAHTFTTGFPKGFAPVPLDEVAEDDRFNSMRVGSHRVFHLAVPVKEGIYTIGTVQMGLDSAHIDNLIARLRLIFMSFLSLVTMLFFFLSHRLALNITRPVTSLIRYTDRLTRGDFNFSTHSDSAAPPLESGQKGDEITILSDSFMRMTRELARSTDRLRQSRKNYRSLFHSGPNPIFVVHREKFEILDANPKATEVFGYSREELRGKTLFDLGKLDPKTFDRDYPPGESIVISSKVEAFGKDRATLFVNIHAGTAEYREMEVIIVAATDITELVEKDTQLIQASKMKSLEKMSVGIAHEINQPLNAIKMGSEYLAMMQERHQPVAPGDLTMVVGEISDQVSRASEIVDRLKRFARKADFSREVISLNDCARAVHKIIGRQIALQNIDFQLDLDEDLPMVLAHNNRLEQVIFNLVTNARDAVNERVEAGSDIRRGKITIATFTDRKTVVLHIKDNGTGIEPERIETIFDSFFTTKEMGEGLGLGLPIVQGIVRDYNGTISVESKVGEGAVFRLVFPAHGAGNVPDKENR from the coding sequence ATGAATTTTTTCAGCAGACTCAGCCTAAAGAACAAGATCTTTGTCTCCTGCCTGGGGTTTACGCTCATTGTTTCCATGCTGATTGCGCTGTTTACCCGGGCGCTGCTGATTTCCAGCCTCACCGGCGAACTGAAAGAACGGGGGGTGGGGATTGCCCAGGGCACCGCGGACAGCTCCCGGGTTTTCATATTGACCCGGAACCGGGCGGAACTGACCGGACTTGCCTACGATGCACGGCTGGGAAACCGCAGGGATGTGGTGGTTTACCTGGTGATCACGGACCGGGAGGACAATATCCTGGCCCATACCTTTACCACCGGGTTTCCCAAGGGGTTTGCCCCGGTGCCCCTTGACGAGGTTGCCGAAGATGACCGGTTCAACAGTATGCGTGTCGGCAGCCACAGGGTCTTTCATCTCGCCGTGCCCGTAAAAGAAGGCATTTATACCATCGGCACAGTCCAGATGGGCCTGGACAGTGCCCATATCGACAATCTCATCGCACGGCTCCGGCTGATATTCATGAGTTTTCTCTCCCTGGTGACCATGCTGTTCTTTTTTTTGAGTCACAGACTGGCCCTGAACATCACCCGGCCGGTAACCTCACTGATCCGGTATACCGACCGTTTGACCCGGGGGGATTTCAATTTTTCAACCCATTCCGATTCGGCCGCCCCTCCCCTGGAATCCGGGCAAAAGGGAGACGAAATTACCATATTAAGCGATTCCTTCATGCGGATGACCCGGGAGCTTGCCAGGTCCACGGACCGGCTCAGGCAATCCCGGAAAAATTACCGGTCCCTGTTCCATTCCGGCCCCAATCCCATCTTTGTGGTTCACAGGGAAAAATTCGAGATCCTGGATGCCAACCCCAAAGCCACGGAGGTCTTTGGCTATTCCAGGGAGGAATTAAGGGGAAAAACCTTATTTGACCTGGGGAAACTTGACCCCAAGACCTTTGACCGGGACTATCCCCCCGGCGAATCCATTGTGATTTCCTCAAAGGTGGAGGCCTTCGGCAAGGACAGGGCCACGCTGTTTGTAAATATCCACGCGGGTACGGCCGAATACCGGGAGATGGAGGTCATCATCGTGGCGGCCACGGATATCACCGAACTGGTGGAAAAGGATACCCAGCTTATCCAGGCATCAAAAATGAAGAGCCTGGAGAAGATGTCCGTGGGAATAGCCCACGAAATCAACCAGCCCCTCAATGCCATTAAGATGGGGAGCGAATACCTGGCCATGATGCAGGAACGGCATCAGCCGGTGGCCCCCGGGGATCTGACCATGGTGGTGGGAGAGATTTCTGACCAGGTCAGCCGGGCCTCGGAGATTGTGGACCGGCTCAAGCGGTTTGCCCGGAAGGCGGATTTTTCCAGGGAGGTGATCAGCCTCAACGATTGTGCCAGGGCGGTCCATAAGATCATCGGCCGGCAGATTGCCCTGCAGAATATTGATTTTCAGCTTGACCTTGATGAAGATCTGCCCATGGTTCTGGCCCACAACAACCGGCTGGAACAGGTGATTTTCAACCTGGTGACCAATGCCAGAGATGCGGTGAACGAACGGGTGGAAGCCGGCAGCGACATCCGCCGGGGGAAAATTACAATTGCCACTTTCACCGACCGGAAAACCGTTGTATTACATATCAAAGACAACGGCACCGGGATTGAACCGGAACGGATTGAGACCATATTCGACTCTTTTTTTACCACCAAGGAGATGGGGGAGGGCCTGGGGCTCGGACTGCCCATTGTCCAGGGTATTGTCCGGGACTACAACGGCACCATCAGCGTGGAAAGCAAGGTGGGGGAGGGGGCCGTGTTCAGGCTCGTCTTCCCTGCCCATGGGGCCGGCAATGTCCCTGATAAGGAGAACAGATGA
- a CDS encoding ABC transporter substrate-binding protein, with amino-acid sequence MDLRTGVTDKEIRIGSSLALGGHAGYLGTQMLQGAMSYINHVNDRGGIHGRKIRLFAKDDGYDPTRCLFNTQTLILEEKVFCLFSYVGTPTTVRIIPLVNEAQIPLLGMFTGAHRLRDPVNPLLINVRASYYQEIEAAVSMIVEKKGLDRVAVLYQYDEYGFDGLRGAEIALKQYGLKPVAKGTYVRGTLAVEKGLEQIISSQAQAVVMIGTYDACAKFIRLAKEDNFSPLFYNVSFVGSAELARRLGRIGHGVLVTQVVPPPEADSKGMLLPGIREYKRLLQRWYPQARPSFVGLEGFLNARILALALERAGRDLDRKKFIAAIESIREFDLGIENPLSFGKGDYQGLDRVYFTKIYQGKLVPLP; translated from the coding sequence ATGGACCTGCGTACCGGGGTGACGGACAAGGAGATCCGCATCGGCTCCTCCCTTGCCCTTGGCGGCCATGCCGGATACCTGGGCACCCAGATGCTCCAGGGGGCCATGTCATATATCAACCATGTCAATGACCGGGGAGGGATCCACGGGAGGAAGATCCGGCTCTTTGCCAAGGACGACGGCTACGATCCGACCCGCTGCCTCTTCAATACCCAGACCCTGATCCTGGAAGAAAAGGTGTTCTGCCTCTTTTCCTACGTGGGCACCCCCACCACGGTGCGCATCATCCCCCTGGTCAATGAGGCCCAGATTCCGCTTCTTGGCATGTTCACCGGCGCCCACAGGCTCCGGGACCCGGTCAACCCCCTGCTCATCAATGTCAGGGCCTCCTATTACCAGGAAATTGAGGCGGCGGTTTCCATGATTGTGGAGAAAAAAGGCCTGGACCGGGTGGCGGTGCTCTACCAATACGACGAATACGGGTTCGACGGACTGCGGGGGGCTGAGATCGCCCTGAAACAATACGGGCTCAAGCCCGTGGCCAAGGGCACCTATGTCAGGGGCACCCTGGCGGTGGAAAAAGGCCTTGAACAGATCATCTCCTCCCAGGCCCAGGCCGTGGTCATGATCGGCACCTATGACGCCTGTGCCAAATTCATCCGCCTGGCCAAGGAAGATAATTTTTCGCCCCTGTTTTACAATGTTTCCTTTGTGGGGTCTGCCGAGCTTGCACGGCGGCTGGGCCGCATCGGACATGGTGTCCTGGTGACCCAGGTGGTGCCGCCGCCGGAGGCGGACAGCAAAGGGATGCTGCTTCCGGGTATCCGGGAGTATAAACGTCTTCTCCAACGCTGGTATCCCCAGGCCAGACCCAGTTTTGTCGGCCTGGAAGGGTTTTTGAACGCCAGGATCCTTGCGCTGGCACTGGAGCGGGCAGGGCGGGATCTTGACCGAAAAAAGTTCATTGCAGCCATCGAATCCATACGGGAATTTGATCTGGGCATTGAAAACCCCCTTTCCTTTGGTAAAGGAGATTACCAGGGACTCGACCGGGTTTATTTCACAAAAATCTATCAGGGAAAACTGGTGCCCCTCCCATGA
- the rsgA gene encoding ribosome small subunit-dependent GTPase A encodes MSDQNTGHNSLSVLGWDDHFQSCLENYNKDDIQKAGYRPARVVGVEKNHFLISRGHGDELARTAGRMMHRPDNMFPVIGDWVMASDGLISAVLPRKTVLSRNASGSRGSQDGPDVREQIIAANLDTVFIVCGMDRDFNLRRMERYITLVYNCGLSPVIVLTKADLHDDPAPFVQEVEEIAFGVPVHPVSAGDDAGPLSLAPYISQGKTIAMVGSSGAGKSTLLNRLYGEDLQPTAAVSTLLGKGRHTTTSRSLIPMPQGGMIIDNPGIREIGFAEEGEGIHSAFPDIEALAQTCRFHDCSHTHEPGCSVLDAVADGKLPRQRLDSYRKMEREMAYLSQRRTKTADRVEKERWKGVALKIRSVNKNKYNN; translated from the coding sequence ATGTCAGATCAAAATACAGGACACAATTCCCTATCCGTGCTCGGATGGGACGATCATTTCCAGTCATGCCTGGAAAATTACAATAAGGATGATATTCAAAAAGCCGGTTACAGGCCGGCCAGGGTGGTCGGGGTTGAGAAAAACCATTTTCTGATCAGCCGGGGCCATGGCGATGAACTGGCCAGGACAGCAGGCCGGATGATGCACAGGCCGGACAATATGTTCCCGGTGATCGGGGACTGGGTTATGGCCTCAGACGGCCTGATCAGCGCGGTGCTGCCGCGGAAAACGGTATTATCCAGAAACGCTTCCGGGAGCCGCGGCAGCCAGGACGGTCCCGACGTCAGGGAACAGATCATCGCGGCCAACCTGGATACAGTCTTCATCGTCTGCGGCATGGACCGGGATTTCAATCTGCGCCGCATGGAAAGATATATCACCCTGGTCTATAATTGCGGGCTTTCTCCGGTCATTGTCCTGACCAAGGCGGACCTCCATGATGACCCGGCCCCCTTTGTACAGGAGGTTGAAGAAATCGCCTTCGGGGTGCCGGTTCATCCGGTATCGGCAGGGGATGATGCAGGCCCCTTGTCCTTGGCCCCTTATATATCCCAAGGCAAAACCATCGCAATGGTGGGGTCGTCCGGTGCCGGAAAATCAACCCTGCTCAACCGCCTTTACGGTGAGGACCTGCAACCCACTGCAGCGGTCAGCACCCTGCTTGGAAAGGGGCGGCACACCACCACCAGCCGGAGCCTTATCCCCATGCCCCAGGGCGGCATGATCATAGACAATCCCGGGATTCGCGAAATCGGGTTTGCAGAAGAAGGGGAGGGCATCCATTCGGCCTTCCCCGATATTGAAGCCCTTGCCCAAACCTGCCGGTTCCATGATTGTTCCCATACCCATGAGCCGGGCTGCTCTGTGCTGGACGCCGTGGCCGACGGCAAACTGCCCCGGCAGCGGCTGGACAGCTACCGCAAAATGGAAAGGGAAATGGCCTATCTGTCCCAGCGCCGGACTAAAACCGCCGACCGGGTGGAAAAGGAGCGCTGGAAGGGGGTGGCCCTTAAAATCAGGTCGGTTAATAAAAATAAGTACAACAATTAA